The proteins below come from a single Eucalyptus grandis isolate ANBG69807.140 chromosome 3, ASM1654582v1, whole genome shotgun sequence genomic window:
- the LOC104430345 gene encoding photosynthetic NDH subunit of subcomplex B 3, chloroplastic isoform X1, whose protein sequence is MASLNFAAAAAVHLRRRDVASNFGIRQKTSKLVRGKRLALSLNAAGSTEPSSAAPEKPEIELEFIGPKPGADGSYPGDKAKAVSGEKLLRNIMNENKIELYATYGKVMNCGGGGSCGTCIVEIIDGKDLLNERTNTELRYLKKKPESWRLACQTIVGNKENSGKVAVQRLPQWKK, encoded by the exons ATGGCTTCCCTGAACTttgccgcagccgccgccgtgCACCTCCGGCGACGGGACGTGGCCTCCAACTTCGGAATCCGCCAGAAAACCTCGAAGCTCGTCCGCGGGAAGCGACTCGCTCTGTCGCTGAACGCGGCGGGTTCGACGGAACCTTCGTCGGCCGCGCCAGAAAAGCCGGAGATCGAGCTCGAGTTCATCGGG CCGAAGCCGGGGGCTGACGGTTCGTATCCGGGGGATAAGGCTAAGGCCGTAAGTGGAGAGAAGCTACTGAGGAACATCATGAACGAGAACAAGATCGAGCTCTATGCCACGTAT GGGAAAGTGATGAATTGTGGAGGTGGTGGAAGCTGTGGAACTTGCATTGTGGAG ATTATTGATGGGAAGGATCTTCTAAATGAGAGAACCAACACTGAACTGCGATATTTGAAGAAA AAACCTGAATCCTGGAGGCTTGCTTGTCAAACTATTGTGGGGAATAAAGAAAACTCTGGAAAG GTTGCGGTACAAAGATTGCCCCAGTGGAAGAAGTGA
- the LOC104430345 gene encoding photosynthetic NDH subunit of subcomplex B 3, chloroplastic isoform X2 yields the protein MASLNFAAAAAVHLRRRDVASNFGIRQKTSKLVRGKRLALSLNAAGSTEPSSAAPEKPEIELEFIGPKPGADGSYPGDKAKAVSGEKLLRNIMNENKIELYATYGKVMNCGGGGSCGTCIVEKPESWRLACQTIVGNKENSGKVAVQRLPQWKK from the exons ATGGCTTCCCTGAACTttgccgcagccgccgccgtgCACCTCCGGCGACGGGACGTGGCCTCCAACTTCGGAATCCGCCAGAAAACCTCGAAGCTCGTCCGCGGGAAGCGACTCGCTCTGTCGCTGAACGCGGCGGGTTCGACGGAACCTTCGTCGGCCGCGCCAGAAAAGCCGGAGATCGAGCTCGAGTTCATCGGG CCGAAGCCGGGGGCTGACGGTTCGTATCCGGGGGATAAGGCTAAGGCCGTAAGTGGAGAGAAGCTACTGAGGAACATCATGAACGAGAACAAGATCGAGCTCTATGCCACGTAT GGGAAAGTGATGAATTGTGGAGGTGGTGGAAGCTGTGGAACTTGCATTGTGGAG AAACCTGAATCCTGGAGGCTTGCTTGTCAAACTATTGTGGGGAATAAAGAAAACTCTGGAAAG GTTGCGGTACAAAGATTGCCCCAGTGGAAGAAGTGA